A single window of [Clostridium] hylemonae DSM 15053 DNA harbors:
- a CDS encoding sensor histidine kinase, whose amino-acid sequence MRKFNTVIAAAVLFYLLTAAAAGYGIHNAATVQEQVHKIEINRIYSSLRDGVPQENIDLSEFRYVKGISYLPAGQMEEEDMAAAFYEEKNHLGSQVIPVFTDGSLEGLWRFDYEKPVFQAENILLITEVCLGIMGAVLISVLCYLRSQLIGPFLRLKTLPYELANGHLSGEVPEEKSRFFGDFFWGMSQLKDTLALSRKRRLELEKEKKTMLLSLSHDIKTPLHAIRLYGRALEEDLYHGEAQRRHAARQIGEKASEIERHVEEIMRNSREDILDIHVDNGEFYQAELVKRILDTYEEKCKIRMVDLEVGPYDDLLLKGDMERTLEVIGNLFENAFKYGDGRSITLTFYEEDYCHLVRVYSSGNPVTDNEFNHIFESFFRASNSRGLEGNGLGLYICREIMRKMDGEIFAQKEEEGMAFVLVFR is encoded by the coding sequence ATGAGGAAATTTAATACAGTCATTGCGGCAGCAGTCCTTTTTTATCTTCTGACGGCCGCTGCGGCAGGATACGGAATACACAACGCGGCCACGGTACAGGAACAGGTCCATAAAATAGAGATCAACAGGATATACAGCAGTCTGCGGGATGGAGTCCCGCAGGAGAACATAGACCTGTCCGAATTTCGGTATGTGAAAGGAATCTCTTATCTTCCGGCCGGACAGATGGAGGAAGAAGACATGGCTGCGGCATTCTATGAAGAGAAAAATCATCTGGGCAGCCAGGTCATACCTGTATTCACAGACGGAAGCCTGGAAGGCTTATGGAGGTTCGACTACGAAAAACCGGTATTCCAGGCGGAGAATATTCTTTTGATTACGGAAGTATGTCTTGGGATCATGGGGGCGGTCCTTATTTCTGTATTGTGTTATCTGAGATCACAGCTGATCGGGCCGTTTCTCCGTCTGAAAACGCTGCCGTACGAGCTGGCAAACGGACATCTGTCCGGGGAGGTGCCGGAAGAAAAGAGCCGGTTCTTCGGAGACTTCTTCTGGGGGATGAGCCAGTTGAAGGATACGCTGGCTCTGTCGAGGAAGAGACGGCTGGAGCTTGAGAAGGAGAAGAAGACAATGCTGCTGTCTCTGTCCCATGATATAAAAACTCCGCTTCACGCGATCCGGCTGTACGGCAGAGCCCTGGAGGAGGATCTGTATCACGGAGAAGCACAGCGCAGACATGCCGCGCGGCAGATCGGTGAGAAGGCTTCGGAAATCGAGCGGCATGTAGAGGAAATCATGAGAAATTCCAGAGAAGATATTCTGGATATCCATGTGGACAACGGGGAATTTTATCAGGCAGAACTGGTCAAAAGGATACTGGATACTTATGAGGAGAAATGCAAGATCCGTATGGTGGATCTGGAGGTTGGCCCGTATGACGATCTGCTTCTGAAAGGGGATATGGAACGAACGCTGGAAGTGATCGGCAATCTGTTTGAAAACGCGTTCAAGTATGGAGACGGAAGAAGCATCACACTTACCTTTTATGAGGAAGATTACTGTCATCTGGTCCGCGTGTACAGCAGCGGCAACCCGGTGACGGACAATGAGTTCAACCATATTTTTGAAAGCTTTTTCAGAGCCTCCAACAGCAGAGGCCTGGAGGGGAACGGGCTGGGTCTCTACATCTGCCGGGAGATCATGAGAAAGATGGACGGCGAAATATTCGCCCAGAAGGAGGAAGAAGGTATGGCGTTTGTTCTTGTATTCCGGTAA
- a CDS encoding CAP domain-containing protein, whose translation MKNRIFITLAAAAVATSMAAPVVSQAAEGNGPVRKGYIIAGNGSSVSVNEITNEELKQKLNIEEIINKLCPGGTGGGQNKPDNKPDNRPDNNKPDNNKPDNNKPDNNKPDNNKPDNNKPDTNVPETPDKPGTPEKPETPDTPDGQPDQGENSGKSFAEQVAVLVNKERAKEGLPALKMDASVSKAAFVRAKETEISFSHTRPDGRGFNTALTEQGVKFRGAGENIAWGQKSPEEVMKGWMNSPGHRANIMNSKYTTIGVGYYQNAKGTNYWTQLFTY comes from the coding sequence ATGAAAAACAGAATTTTCATTACATTGGCTGCGGCAGCAGTCGCGACAAGTATGGCAGCGCCGGTTGTATCACAGGCTGCGGAAGGAAACGGGCCTGTCAGGAAAGGATACATAATCGCAGGGAACGGCAGTAGTGTCAGCGTGAACGAGATCACGAACGAAGAGCTCAAGCAGAAGCTTAACATAGAAGAGATCATAAACAAACTCTGTCCCGGCGGCACCGGAGGCGGACAGAATAAGCCGGACAACAAGCCCGACAACAGACCGGACAACAACAAGCCGGACAACAACAAGCCGGACAACAACAAGCCGGATAACAACAAGCCGGACAACAACAAGCCGGATAACAACAAACCGGACACAAATGTTCCGGAGACGCCGGATAAACCGGGGACTCCCGAAAAACCGGAGACGCCGGATACACCGGACGGCCAGCCTGACCAGGGTGAAAACAGCGGCAAGTCATTTGCGGAGCAGGTAGCTGTGCTTGTCAACAAGGAGAGAGCAAAGGAAGGTCTCCCAGCGTTGAAGATGGATGCTTCCGTATCAAAAGCCGCTTTCGTGCGCGCAAAAGAAACGGAGATCTCTTTTTCGCATACAAGACCTGACGGCAGAGGGTTTAACACTGCACTTACCGAACAGGGCGTAAAATTCCGGGGTGCCGGTGAGAATATCGCGTGGGGACAGAAGTCTCCGGAAGAAGTCATGAAAGGCTGGATGAACAGTCCGGGACACAGAGCGAATATAATGAATTCCAAATATACAACCATCGGAGTCGGATACTACCAGAACGCGAAGGGGACAAATTACTGGACGCAGCTGTTCACTTATTAA
- a CDS encoding ferritin-like domain-containing protein, whose protein sequence is MNNELNRNCECECNDVKPQASKEPSYAASGPYPPVRICERNRAYGRMMLDNMGGQNSEMSAVSLYVYNNLLIDEDARLSGIFHKISIVEMHHLHIFGEIARMMGENPRLWTYRGNQMTYWSPSYNNYPIEIRPLLTNALNGERKTVQKYEEQCRRIKDIHIVECLKRIIQDEEIHIHIFETLLEEYCR, encoded by the coding sequence ATGAATAACGAACTAAACCGCAACTGTGAATGTGAATGTAATGACGTAAAACCACAGGCGTCAAAAGAGCCTTCGTACGCCGCTTCAGGGCCTTATCCTCCGGTCCGTATCTGTGAGCGCAACAGAGCATACGGAAGAATGATGCTCGATAATATGGGCGGCCAGAACTCCGAGATGTCCGCGGTGAGCCTGTATGTGTACAACAACCTGCTCATCGACGAAGACGCGCGCCTGTCCGGTATTTTTCACAAGATAAGCATTGTGGAAATGCACCACCTGCATATCTTCGGAGAGATCGCGAGAATGATGGGAGAAAATCCCCGTCTCTGGACTTACAGAGGAAATCAGATGACATACTGGAGTCCTTCCTACAACAACTACCCGATCGAGATTCGTCCTCTGCTCACAAACGCGCTCAACGGCGAACGGAAAACAGTGCAGAAGTATGAAGAGCAGTGCCGCAGGATAAAGGATATACATATTGTAGAATGTCTGAAACGAATCATCCAGGACGAGGAGATACACATTCATATTTTTGAAACTCTTCTGGAGGAATACTGCCGCTGA
- a CDS encoding phospholipase D family protein, with translation MKKRTSEKTVFKWRYLLAVIILFISYVFLGTVLSYVRQPGVSRAYEKEFDPKDCYCDEVSCDRACVIEDNERALEERLRMIGQAKERIILSTFDFHDDSSGKDVIAALIDAAKRGVDIKILVDGFSALQQMDGSEYFYALSTMDNVEIRIYNRINLLTPWKSMGRLHDKYVIVDAGLYLLGGRNTYDYFLGDNGYKNYDRDVLVYSQDPENEESSIHQLEAYFESVWNLEDCKVFHDDEEDASRPDTVKAKRELEGRYRRLLQQYPAIGESADYVSMTFEVNKITLLSNPVHVYSKEPRVFYSLVQLMKETEEEIDIHTPYIICNDWMYDSLEEVCKGGGKAALMTNSAANNGNPFGASDYVKNKGRLLETGITVYEYEGGVSYHGKSITIGDELAVVGSFNMDMRSAYLDTELMLVIDSKEVTGQLKGYMKEYEADSVKVLDEKHYEVPEGVERQKISGKREFRVKVLALFNWLRFLM, from the coding sequence ATGAAGAAGAGAACTTCTGAAAAAACGGTATTTAAATGGAGATATCTGCTGGCTGTGATCATACTTTTTATATCATATGTCTTTCTCGGGACGGTGCTGTCTTACGTGAGACAGCCCGGTGTGAGCCGGGCATATGAGAAGGAATTCGACCCAAAAGACTGTTATTGTGACGAAGTGTCCTGTGACCGGGCGTGTGTGATAGAGGACAATGAAAGGGCGCTTGAGGAGCGGCTCAGAATGATCGGACAGGCGAAGGAACGCATCATATTATCCACCTTTGATTTCCATGACGACAGCAGCGGAAAAGATGTGATAGCCGCGCTCATCGACGCTGCAAAGCGGGGCGTGGATATAAAGATACTTGTGGACGGATTTTCGGCGCTGCAGCAGATGGACGGCAGCGAATATTTCTATGCCCTCTCTACTATGGACAATGTGGAAATCAGGATATACAATAGAATTAACTTACTGACACCGTGGAAAAGTATGGGGCGGCTTCACGACAAATATGTTATCGTTGATGCCGGACTGTACCTGCTCGGCGGCAGAAATACATATGACTATTTTCTCGGGGACAACGGATACAAGAATTATGACAGGGACGTACTCGTATACAGTCAGGACCCGGAAAATGAGGAAAGTTCCATCCATCAGCTGGAAGCATATTTTGAATCCGTCTGGAACCTGGAAGACTGCAAAGTATTTCATGACGATGAGGAGGATGCGTCACGGCCGGATACGGTCAAGGCGAAAAGAGAACTTGAAGGGCGTTACCGCAGGCTGCTGCAACAATATCCGGCGATCGGCGAAAGTGCAGACTATGTAAGTATGACTTTTGAAGTCAATAAGATCACACTGTTGTCTAATCCTGTCCACGTATATTCCAAAGAGCCCCGGGTATTTTATTCACTTGTACAGCTCATGAAGGAGACAGAGGAAGAGATAGACATACATACCCCCTACATCATCTGCAATGACTGGATGTATGACTCACTCGAAGAGGTATGTAAAGGCGGCGGCAAAGCCGCGCTCATGACGAACTCCGCCGCAAATAACGGAAATCCGTTCGGGGCGTCAGATTATGTGAAAAACAAGGGAAGGCTGCTGGAAACAGGCATCACGGTATACGAATATGAAGGCGGTGTATCCTACCACGGAAAGAGTATTACGATAGGAGACGAGCTGGCGGTCGTCGGTTCGTTCAACATGGATATGCGCAGCGCATATCTGGATACAGAACTTATGCTTGTCATTGACAGTAAAGAGGTGACCGGACAGCTGAAAGGTTATATGAAGGAGTATGAGGCAGATTCGGTCAAGGTACTGGATGAGAAGCATTATGAAGTGCCGGAAGGCGTCGAGAGACAGAAGATCAGCGGAAAAAGAGAATTCAGAGTCAAAGTCCTGGCTTTGTTCAACTGGCTTCGTTTTCTTATGTAG